A genomic window from Periophthalmus magnuspinnatus isolate fPerMag1 chromosome 16, fPerMag1.2.pri, whole genome shotgun sequence includes:
- the LOC117383664 gene encoding odorant receptor 131-2-like yields the protein MNGSSVVIYRDTFTSAVVKNVLLVVLGLTINYINGILLHTYRKHQIFYTNPRYILFAHLVLNDMLQLSVTIALFVLSYTSRHVPCPLCLILLCVSVLTSHNTPLNLAVMAVECYIAVCFPLHHAQLCTIQRTYALIGSIWAMTTLIILPDIIILVVTKPPEFFVSTVYCERANVFGHPIIMLKRDVQYIVYLSGVWFILIYTYCHIFFAAQAAKSSAHKSKKARNTILLHGFQLLLCMLSYVDHFLLRVLMIWFLKYIIHIAYVVFVVVMILPRLISPILYGLRDKVFREHFSKYMVCTVIIKS from the exons ATGAATGGATCCAGTGTGGTTATTTACCGAGACACCTTTACGTCCGCTGTGGTCAAAAATGTCCTCCTGGTGGTTTTGGGACTGACCATCAACTACATCAATGGGATTTTGTTACACACCTACAGGAAACACCAG ATATTCTACACCAACCCACGCTACATTCTGTTCGCCCACCTGGTGCTGAATGACATGCTCCAGCTCTCTGTAACCATAGCCCTGTTTGTGTTGAGCTACACCTCTCGTCATGTGCCCTGCCCTCTGTGCCTGATCCTCTTGTGTGTGAGTGTCCTAACTTCTCATAACACCCCGCTAAACCTAGCCGTCATGGCGGTCGAATGCTACATCGCTGTCTGTTTCCCCCTCCACCACGCCCAGCTCTGCACCATCCAGCGCACCTACGCCCTCATCGGCAGCATCTGGGCCATGACCACCCTGATCATTCTCCCAGACATTATCATCCTGGTGGTCACCAAACCTCCAGAGTTCTTTGTGTCGACGGTGTACTGTGAGAGAGCCAATGTTTTTGGACACCCAATCATCATGCTGAAGAGGGACGTCCAGTACATCGTCTACCTGTCCGGTGTCTGGTTCATTCTCATCTACACTTACTGCCACATTTTCTTTGCGGCTCAAGCAGCCAAGTCATCTGCACATAAGTCCAAAAAGGCACGAAACACCATCCTGCTCCATGGCTTCCAGCTGCTCCTGTGCATGCTGTCTTATGTGGACCACTTCCTGTTGAGGGTTCTGATGATTTGGTTCCTTAAGTACATCATACACATTGCATATGTCGTATTTGTGGTGGTCATGATCTTGCCGCGTCTCATCAGCCCCATCCTGTACGGACTCAGGGACAAGGTTTTCAGGGAGCACTTCTCCAAGTACATGGTCTGTACTGTCATCATCAAGAGTTAG